The Kwoniella newhampshirensis strain CBS 13917 chromosome 11, whole genome shotgun sequence DNA segment ACTCATCAAGCATACTCTGCGAATCTACGCACAACTCGATactccacctcgacttcaCCAGCTCTCCAAAGATCATTCATCCCACTGCTCACTCGTCATCATGGCTACTCGTATGTTGGCATCTGCGGTCGGTGTCGTCTAGTTTCTGCTAACCAGTGTTGACTCGCAGGAGCGCAATTTGAAAACTCTACTGACATTGGTGTCTTTGCCAAGCTCACCAATGCGTGAGTATCACTTCAATGAGTTTCGCGCTCGCCGGCATCACTCTCCTACAATAGACTGATTAATCCAAACGTTTTTTTTTCCTTTCCAAAACAGCTACTGCTTGACcgctctcgcttcttcgaccaaCTTCTACTCCGTCTTCGAAGCTGAACTCGCCGACGtcatccccatcgtccACACCACCATCGGAGGTACTCGAATCGTCGGACGCCTCACCGCTGGAAACAGACATGGACTCCTCgtcccttcctccaccaccgaccAGGAACTCCAACATCTTCGTAACGCTTTACCGCCATCCGTCGCCATACAACGTGTCGAGGAAAGGTTGTCTGCGCTCGGAAACGTCATCGCCTGTAACGATTATGTCGCTTTGGTTCACCCTGATATCGATAGAGAGAccgaggagatcatcgcCGATACGttgaaggtggaggtttTCAGACAGACCGTGGCGAGCAATGTCCTCGTTGGAAGTTATTGCGCCTTGTCAaatcaagtgagtgtctcTTGTCCATGCTCAAAACTCCATCTTTCCATCTTAATCCCACACAACGCCCAACAGACACCGTTTGTCATAGTCCCCTGCGGCTTCATGAAATCATTCACTCGAGATTTGCCGCTGACAGACCTATTTGTACTACAGGGCGGTCTCGTCCACCCCAAAACTTCTCGATCCGAACTCGACGAactttcctcccttctccaagtGCCCCTGGTCGCAGGAACAGTAAACCGAGGATCCGAGGTCATCGGCGCAGGTCTTGTCGTCAACGATTGGTGTGCTTTCACAGGTTTGGATACTACCGCTACCGAAGTCAGCGTCATCGAGGCTACTTTCCGTGAGTCCCCTCCTGATCCCTCCGACTGAGATACAGCTGCTGAAATGATCACGTATTCACGCAATAGGTCTCCAAGGACAAACGTCGGCGGCTGTCATTaacgagatgagagacTCTCTTATCGATTCGTACGCATGATTGGGCAATCCTGTCCGGTCGTGTAGAGAATCGGTGAGGAGAGCGTGTCATGTTGTTCCAAGTTGGTTTGCATCTGTACCTAGACTGTTCAAGCCACCTATACTCTTTGAGCGAGCATGAAGTCAAAAGCAGCATGAACGTAGGGAGTCATAAATATGCCATAACAATGTAGATGAATCTTCATGATCATGTCCATTCCCTATTCTGTGGTATTCCAGGAAGGAGCATTGCAGTCAGTTAGCACATCATCTACTCGTCAGAGTTAGTTGATCGCATTGCGCAAGGTGAGCTCGGTTTCCTTCTGATGCAGATGCTTTGCTACATCCCAACTTGGCTGCTTTGCACTCGACTGGAGACTGTCTAACACCTTATTCATCATTCGTCATCTGCTTAGCCTGTGAGCGGTTCAAACCCTCAGCACCCATTTGGCGAGCTTGGTTTGTGGTGGTCTGCCTGCAGATGAGTGctcctcgtctctcccTGCACAGGCGTGTGATATTTTCGCATACTCGGTCCTTTCAATACTCTTAACATCATGTTCGAATCCTCTACGATGCGCCGCTACACCACTTGTCCACTGACATGATTGCATAAaatcttcttctgtcttAATCGATCATACCGCGCACTATAATTTACATTTGACCTCACCACTGCAGGCAACTCCCCTCCCAAAAGCAAATGAACGAATACGAAAAATAAAAAAGGATGAAGTGACCCTGCCAGGATCCAATCCGTATACAGAGCGAAAGGAGTAATAGCGTGAGAGGGCATTTATTGAGTGAGGAAAACTGTCTTGGGACTACATATGGTGATAAAGAGGGTGAATTTGACCCGATCTAACCAGGCGAAGAGTGTGGCAATGCAGGTGAAGCTATTTGAATGGCTATAATATAACAACGATGAATGGAGACTGAATGGTGATTTAAGAATACGGGTGAATTTAGATGCACTACGCCCTGGTAGGCATCGCCGATGCGTGCTTCAAGAACCCGCACAGAGCGCCGATCGGGTTCTCCCTAGCACTATGCCCAGCTGTACTGCGCAAGCCCATCCCTGTTTGCAGTTTCAGACCGCCCATCAACATGGCCAGactgtcctcttccatctccaccttgtccttctcgtcaCTGACGACTCTAAGCCTTGCAGTGCCAGTGACCACTGCAGCGAGTTTGTCCGTGTCGAGGGTCTTGCCGCTGCCTGTGGTAAAGGCAGACCAGAAAGAGTTTGCCAGCTTCGATGAGATATGACTGGAGGCGGCTGCAGCTGCCGTAGCGGCGGTAGCCAAGTCGGATTTCTCCTCCACGAAGAACTTTGGTCGTACATCACCAGTCAGGTTGGCTTTGTCAGCAGCAGCTTCACGAGCGAGTCGTGACCACATCTGCATGCGGTAGTTGTCCatcgatcgaagagagaagggtgtgTTCTCCGACCATTCCAAGAACGGCTGCGACGTATCCTTGCCATTACCAACGTTGGCAAGTGAGTTGCCCCTCGCGTTGAGTCCGTCCTCGTTGAGAAGTGGGTTGAGGTTGACTCTTGGCAAGTCAGCGATGGAGcgaagaggtggtgaggGGATGGAcgggaggacgagatcggGAGTGAACATTGTATGGCAGATGGTAGAGCCACCGCCAAACATATTGTCATTGCCTCCCCAGGCACCCCTGAGAGTTGAAGGGATGTCTTTGCGAGGGTTGAATGTGTTGAGAGGTGTTTGGCTTCGTCTGATGGTGTTGGGTCCAGGACCAGCAGTAGCGTTGACCGAAGATAGCGAAGGTGACATGGCGAGTGCATTAACCATTGCaggggagatggaagccTTGTTTGCCGTCTCCGGGTGGAGAACCAACATGGTGCTTGCTTTCAACGCAGCAAGTTCACGTCTGAACAT contains these protein-coding regions:
- a CDS encoding eukaryotic translation initiation factor 6 → MATRAQFENSTDIGVFAKLTNAYCLTALASSTNFYSVFEAELADVIPIVHTTIGGTRIVGRLTAGNRHGLLVPSSTTDQELQHLRNALPPSVAIQRVEERLSALGNVIACNDYVALVHPDIDRETEEIIADTLKVEVFRQTVASNVLVGSYCALSNQGGLVHPKTSRSELDELSSLLQVPLVAGTVNRGSEVIGAGLVVNDWCAFTGLDTTATEVSVIEATFRLQGQTSAAVINEMRDSLIDSYA